One Rhizoctonia solani chromosome 2, complete sequence DNA segment encodes these proteins:
- a CDS encoding terpene synthase: MFGELNVPLDPKQPFTDYTRWRLRCSEGGRQIWHYLQDSELSNWPQTVGDKYWLGLPTELPELPPATDARSAARRGFEFYKHLQDADGHWPGEYGGPMFLLPGLVIGTYVAGMGFEEAERLEMIRYLMNRASPVDGGWGLHIEGHSTVFGTALNYVAARLLGCSADHPVLVRARETLHKFGGAIGAPHWGKTWLSILNVYEWEGLNPIPPELWLLPEWLPVHPHRWWIHTRNVYIPMSYLYAIRFKAPEDDLILSLREELYVEPYDQIDWVNQRNNINPVDIYSPHTRLLDMLNVVLGSYESCAIPPIRRKALDYCYNLIVMEDENTAHSTLAPVNKMLNLVVRAHVEGPDSLTYKLHEGTRRDFMWLGAEGMMMNGTNGSQLWDLSFISQALVESGFGEEEAVRPHLIKALEWLDECQIRDNPKFYKEAYRHTSKGAWPFSNRMQSYTVSDCTAEGLKAVLYLQEQMSYTPKLLSKRRLCDAVDCMLTMQNPDGGFASYELVRGPKWLEFINPAEVFGDIMIEFTYPECTTSVITGLAHFKRVFPDYRRDEIETVTRKAIKYLHNAQKPEGGWFGSWGICFTYATMFALESLSLVNETYGNSSHAKRACEFLLSKQKSDGGWGESYQSCVQGVYVQHEMSQVVQTSWATLALMYAKYPHREPIERAVKLVMSRQLPDGSWAQEAIEGIFNKNCAISYPNFKFSFTIWMLGKAHEYLENLSHA; the protein is encoded by the exons ATGTTCGGAGAACTAAACGTTCCGCTTGATCCTAAGCAGCCATTCACAGACTACACGCGCTGGAGACTTCGTTGCTCTGAAGGCGGCCGACAAATCTGGCACTATCTTCAGGACTCTGAGCTGTCGAATTGGCCTCAAACTGTTGGCGACAAATACTGGTTAGGCCTTCCAACC GAACTTCCTGAGCTCCCACCTGCGACCGATGCAAGGTCAGCAGCCCGTAGAGGATTTGAATTCTACAAACATCTTCAGGATGcagatggccattggccaggTGAATATGGTGGCCCCATGTTTTTGCTACCTGGTCTAGTCATCGGGACATATGTTGCTGGGATGGGTTTTGAAGAGGCCGAACGCCTAGAAATGATTCGTTATCTTATGAACCGTGCTTCTCCAGTGGATGGTGGATGGGGTCT ACACATTGAAGGCCACTCGACCGTTTTTGGGACGGCACTAAATTACGTTGCGGCACGCCTTTTAGGCTGTAGTGCTGACCATCCTGTTTTGGTGCGTGCACGAGAGACACTGCATAAATTTG GTGGAGCGATCGGAGCCCCTCATTGGGGTAAAACTTGGTTATCTATCTTGAACGTTTATGAATGGGAAGGGCTAAATCCTATCCCTCCTGAACTTTG GCTCCTGCCGGAGTGGCTACCTGTCCATCCCCATCGCTGGTGGATACACACTCGTAATGTCTATATCCCTATGAGTTACCTGTACGCTATCCGGTTCAAGGCGCCCGAGGATGACCTGATTCTATCACTTCGAGAAGAGCTATACGTGGAACCATATGATCAAATTGACTGGGTTAATCAACGAAACAACATTAACCCAGTCGATATATACTCACCTCATACCCGCCTTCTGGATATGCTCAACGTTGTATTAGGGTCTTACGAATCGTGTGCTATTCCTCCTATCCGACGCAAAGCCTTGGACTATTGCTACAACCTGATTGTGATGGAGGATGAAAATACCGCTCATTCCACTCTTGCGCCAGTGAACAAAATGCTAAACTTGGTTGTCCGGGCCCACGTTGAAGGACCCGATTCTCTAACTTACAAGCTCCACGAGGGAACTCGAAGAGACTTCATGTGGTTAGGGGCTGAGGGAATGATGATGAACGGTACCAATGGTTCGCAACTCTGGGATTTGAGCTTTATCTCTCAAGCCCTTGTTGAATCTggatttggggaggaagaagccgTCCGTCCTCATCTCATCAAAGCTCTGGAGTGGCTCGATGAATGTCAAATTCGGGACAACCCGAAGTTCTACAAAGAGGCGTATCGACATACTTCCAAGGGTGCATGGCCATTTAGCAACAGAATGCAAAGCTATACAGTCAGTGATTGCACCGCTGAAGGACTCAAAGCGGTCTTGTATTTACAGGAACAGATGTC atacacgccaaAATTACTCTCCAAACGGCGACTTTGTGATGCCGTCGACTGTATGCTAACCATGCAAAATCCCGACGGCGGTTTTGCTTCGTATGAACTTGTTCGAGGCCCTAAATGGCTAGAATTCATCAATCCAGCAGAAGTTTTTG GTGACATTATGATTGAGTTCACGTATCCGGAGTGCACCACTTCTGTAATTACTGGGCTTGCGCATTTCAAGCGCGTGTTCCCAGATTATCGTCGGGATGAAATCGA GACCGTAACCCGCAAGGCCATCAAGTACTTGCATAATGCGCAAAAACCCGAGGGTGGATGGTTCGGCTCGTGGGGAATTTGCTTTACATACGCCACTATGTTTGCTCTTGAAAGCCTGTCACTCGTCAACGAGACGTATGGCAACAGTAGCCATGCTAAGCGTGCTTGCGAATTTCTCCTGTCCAAGCAAAAATCGGACGGAGGCTGGGGAGAAAGTTACCAA TCATGTGTCCAAGGCGTCTACGTGCAACACGAAATGTCACAGGTTGTTCAGACGTCGTGGGCAACCTTGGCTTTGATGTATGCCAAATACCCCCATCGAGAGCCCATAGAAAGAGCGGTCAAGTTGGTTATGAGCCGCCAACTCCCA GACGGATCCTGGGCTCAGGAAGCAATCGAAGGGATTTTCAACAAAAACTGTGCTATATCCTATCCTAACTTTAAGTTCTCGTTTACTATATGGATGCTCGGCAAAGCCCACGAGTACTTGGAAAACCTTTCGCATGCATAA
- a CDS encoding ubiquinol-cytochrome C reductase cytochrome C1 subunit, whose protein sequence is MATSWPQSLKDWVATQLKQMNSLNKSEADAEMKALISEAYTNQTLWTTDWAGVQLKALQPKTATKRKSHPDLVAAQKKLKKATISTSTESENRLEKRKRRFEREHEIERQKASGTYSVPSFTHHSQSPTGFDTARDNTPTYTPMAYRSAGAISKRKYANVASEDSGDADPNVIDWDRFTIVGTSQDLFKPYLRLTSAPDPATIRPLEVLQRTLGELKNKWKVNSDYRWTCDQFKSLRQDLTVQRIKNAFTVQVYEIHARMALEAADVVEFNQCQSNLRLLYEAGIPGHANEFLAYRILYLNYTKNRSEINLLLAQLNPETKSTEFVRHALDVQAALLANNYHKFFDLYLKAPNMGGYIMDHMLPRERMSALITMTKAYLHLPLSFLASELAFDGTADVDRFLSSHSIATYATGQPNAAGEKRLDCRAVHARVVACYEEKYRKVAICGPAARGLTLHDHSIPKVSRQARSGLARRLSTTTTSSLPPSCLTKITIITNLNTAAHHLVRDTILLKDLHPVAKAATIPTSRRPKEAIHNREAIILSPRRILSMCSNSPRRIVEEEEEHAWHAWPVLACVAAPKIFAIAYFNLVFWSDCIFPVYCHSTLSKSTTASYFVCTDLIEIQPNEAEQVCASTICLLGRLSMPDVLLRLAAPEPRRAHFASTSSTQATFFSSRATAVAATVASVGSIAWYTHLYGQLPFVGELSANSPAENGLHPASYPWSHKGWLDSFDHASIRRGYQVYREVCAACHSLDRIAWRNLVGVSHTVDEVKAMAEEVEYEDGPNDAGEMFQRPGKLADYMPAPYPNEEAARAGNAGALPPDLSLIIKARHGGADYVYSLLTGYVDPPAGVEVREGLNYNPYFPGGAIAMARVLFDGLVEYDDGTPATTSQMAKDVVTFLSWAAEPEHDERKKMGLQAVILLSSMLAISVYIKRFKWSVIKTRKILYNPPK, encoded by the exons ATGGCAACCAGCTGGCCGCAATCACTCAA GGATTGGGTTGCAACCCAACTTAAGCAGATGAACTCGTTGAATAAATCGGAGGCTGATGCAGAAATGAAGGCACTAATATCTGAAGCTTATACCAACCAGACACTCTGGACTACAGACTGGGCAGGCGTGCAGCTTAAAGC TCTTCAACCAAAAACTGCTACCAAGCGTAAATCACA CCCTGATTTAGTGGCAGCCCAGAAGAAACTCAAAAAGGCAACTATATCGACCAGCACCGAGAGCGAGAATCGTTTGGAAAAGAGGAAGCGAAGATTTGAACGTGAACATGAGATTGAAAGGCAGAAGGCTTCGGGGACGTATTCTGTCCCGTCATTTACTCACCACTCTCAGTCACCCACAGGCTTCGACACGGCCAGAGATAACACCCCGACTTACACTCCGATGGCATATCGCTCGGCGGGTGCGATCAGCAAGCGAAAATATGCAAACGTTGCAAGCGAGGACTCAGGAGATGCTGATCCG AATGTTATCGATTGGGATAGATTTACTATAGTCGGAACATCACAAGACCTATTTAAACCATACCTCCGGTTGACATCA GCACCTGATCCCGCTACAATTCGACCATTAGAAGTATTACAAAGAACATTAGGAGAGCTCAAAAACAAATGGAAAGTCAACAGTGATTATCGCTGGACATGTGACCAGTTCAAGAGTCTTCGTCAGGACTTAACG GTTCAACGCATCAAGAATGCTTTCACGGTTCAAGTATACGAAATCCATGCACGAATGGCGCTAGAGGCT GCGGATGTTGTTGAGTTTAATCAGTGTCAGAGTAATTTGCGACTTTTGTACGAAGCCGGTATCCCCGGGCACGCTAACGAATTTTTGGCCTACCGCATCCTCTATTTAAACTACACGAAGAATAGAAGTG AGATAAACCTACTCCTAGCTCAGTTGAATCCTGAAACCAAGTCGACCGAGTTTGTTCGCCACGCCCTGGATGTACAAGCAGCACTGCTCGCCAACAATTACCACAAATTTTTCGACTTGTACCTCAAGGCACCCAACATGGGCGGCTACATCATGGATCATATGTTACCACGTGAGAGAATGTCAGCGTTGATTACCATGACTAAAGC TTATCTTCACCTTCCTCTCTCTTTCTTGGCCAGCGAACTGGCCTTCGATGGTACAGCAGACGTCGATCGTTTTCTTTCGAGTCATTCTATCGCAACTTATGCTACCGGACAGCCGAATGCTGCTGGAGAGAAACGTCTCGATTGCAGAGCTGTTCATGCTCGAGTTGTAGCATGTTACGAGGAGAAATATCGCAAGGTTGCAATA tgcggtccaGCGGCACGTGGGCTTACGTTACATGATCATTCGATTCCCAAAGTCTCTCGTCAAGCCCGGTCAGGCCTAGCTCGGCGTCTTTCAACAACCACAACCTCTTCCCTCCCACCGTCATGTCTAACCAAGAT TACTATAATAACCAACCTCAATACGGCGGCCCACCACCTGGTCAGGGATACTATCCTCCTCAAG GACCTCCACCCGGTGGCCAAGGC GGCTACTATCCCAACCAGCCGCCGCCCCAAGGAGGCTATCCACAAC AGGGAGGCTATTATCCTCAGCCCCCGCCGAATACTGTCTATGTGCAGCAACAGCCCCAGAAGGATAgtggaggaggaggaggaacaTGCATGGCATG CTTGGCCGGTGCTTGCTTGTGTTGCTGCGCCGAAG ATATTTGCGATTGCTTATTTTAATCTGGTATTTTGGTCTGATTGTATATTTCCCGTCTACTGCCACTCCACGTTGTCCAAGAGCACTACAGCCTCAT ATTTTGTTTGCACGGATTTAATTGAAATCCAACCAAATGAAGCAGAGCAA GTCTGTGCATCGACAATATGTTTGCTAGGCAGGCTTTCCATGCCGGACGTCTTGCTGCGTCTCGCAGCGCCGGAGCCAAGGCGG GCGCACTTTGCCTCTACGTCCTCTACTCAGGCG ACTTTCTTCTCCTCGCGGGCAACAGCTGTCGCTGCAACTGTTGCATCAGTTGGGTCCATCGCCTGGTACACCCATCTATACGGACAACTCCCATTCGTCGGCGAACTGAGCGCCAACTCTCCTGCCGAAAACGGACTCCATCCCGCCTCCTACCCTTGGAGCCACAAGGGCTGGCTCGATAGCTTTGACCATGCCAG TATTCGTCGAGGGTACCAAGTCTACCGCGAGGTCTGTGCTGCCTGCCACTCTCTCGACCGCATTGCATGGCGCAATCTTGTCGGTGTATCGCATACGGTCGATGAGGTCAAGGCCATGGCCGAAGAGGTCGAATATGAGGATGGTCCCAACGATGCTGGAGAAATGTTCCAGCGCCCTGGCAAACTTGCCGACTATATGCCTGCTCCATACCCCAACGAGGAAGCCGCACGCGCTGGTAATGCCGGTGCGCTCCCCCCTGATCTGAGCTTGATCATCAAGGCCCGACACGGTGGAGCG GATTATGTGTATTCTCTCCTCACTGGTTATGTTGACCCTCCTGCTGGTGTTGAAGTTCGTGAGGGTCTCAACTATAACCCATACTTCCCCGGTGGTGCTATTGCTATGGCTCGGGTACTTTTTGATGGATTGGTCGAATATGATGATG GTACTCCGGCCACCACCTCACAAATGGCAAAGGACGTTGTAACTTTCTTGTCCTGGGCCGCCGAGCCAGAGCATGATGAACGTAAAAAGATGGGTCTGCAGGCGGTGATCCTCTTGTCCAGCATGTTGGCCATTAGCGTATAtatcaagcgcttcaagtGGTCAGTTATCAAGACCCGCAAGATCC TTTACAACCCACCAAAATAG
- a CDS encoding GNAT family acetyltransferase, with product MPSFTPDSDLDLLFDPALIPNEVRAVLAEGLHLRPLASTDDARGLFPVLTTLSPSPTPARDDFAAHFQYMKRYSGIYYVISIVDTSNDQIVGTGTVFMEHKLIRNLGVVGHIEDIVVSPKMQGKKLGLRIINTLTHISEAQGAYKTILNCSNENIPFYQKCGFKQKENEMAKYAEPKPPSLKL from the exons ATGCCCTCGTTCACACCCGACAGCGATCTCGATCTCTTGTTCGACCCAGCGCTTATCCCCAACGAAGTGCGTGCGGTACTGGCCGAGGGACTTCAT CTACGCCCATTGGCATCCACAGACGATGCGAGAGGCCTCTTCCCCGTCCTGACTACCCTTTCCCCTTCTCCAACACCTGCTCGCGATGACTTTGCTGCCCACTTTCAGTACATGAAGCGCTATTCGGGAATTTACTATGTAATCTCGATTGTCGATACCTCCAATGACCAGATCGTCGGGACGGGCACTGTGTTCATGGAACACAAACTCATTCGCAACCTAG GCGTGGTTGGTCACATTGAAGACATCGTTGTGTCTCCCAAGATGCAGGGAAAGAAATTAGGTCTGCGCATCATTAACACCTTGACTCACATCAGCGAGGCTCAGGGTGCATACAAGACTATCTTAAACTGCAGCAATGAGAACATCC CCTTCTACCAAAAGTGTGGCTTTAAACAGAAGGAGAACGAGATG GCTAAGTACGCCGAACCTAAGCCACCTTCGCTCAAATTGTAG
- a CDS encoding tRNA intron endonuclease, catalytic C-terminal domain — protein sequence MSMPQGGQTKRRDNQKNRIYANPLPLVIERSTKPHSWSSHTLGLLGLASGRISNPNCEGVLDVTTRSVWIINKRDTLVLWQRGFFGKGNLSRSEPSWLTRRVAQLKGPGKASASELVTAKRREERKNFKAARAAYLKEATAEAEAAFAANSSADIVIPTIGSASQAVRSAAKESKSTPSAPQQHEIAPLPIAVEESVGDEVVAPEDMEHLQLTLQEAFFLANYLACLRILDPQNGQYIPSRSLLFTFLSISASPFPNLPTETPRSDNPFLFNYIVYHHYRSLGWVVRGGIKFCVDYMLYKRGPVFSHAEFALVVIPVYENPADKDTSPFQLQNTDPFSWSWLSTLNRINTQVKKTLILAYVTIPPVETTSPDILRGPECFQLYSTREVVIRRFVPARMRD from the exons ATGTCTATGCCCCAAGGAGGTCAAACGAAGCGCCGAGATAATCAAAAGAATCGAATTTATGCCAATCCACTTCCTCTTGTTATTGAGCGCTCCACAAAACCTCATTCTTGGTCCTCCCATACGctcggcctccttggccttgcCTCAGGCCGCATTTCAAACCCCAACTGCGAGGGAGTGCTGGATGTAACTACCCGTTCTGTCTGGATTATCAACAAGAGAGACACGTTGGTGCTTTGGCAACGTGGATTTTTTGGAAAAGGAAATTTGTCTAGGAGTGAACCCAGCTGGCTAACTCGTCGAGTGGCACAATTAAAAGGACCAGGGAAAG CCTCTGCATCTGAGCTTGTTACGGCCAAAAGAAGGGAAGAACGCAAAAATTTTAAAGCAGCCCGTGCAGCATACCTCAAGGAGGCTACGGCAGAAGCGGAAGCCGCATTTGCCGCGAATAGCTCAGCCGATATAGTCATACCGACGATCGGATCTGCAAGTCAAGCTGTCCGGTCTGCGGCCAAAGAGTCCAAGTCAACACCCAGTGCTCCTCAACAGCATGAGATAGCTCCTTTGCCGATTGCGGTTGAAGAAAGCGTGGGAGATGAGGTTGTTGCCCCAGAAGATATGGAGCACTTACAATTGACGCTCCAAGAGGCCTTCTTCTTGGCTAATTACCTAGCCTGCCTCAGGATACTTGACCCCCAAAAC GGCCAATATATACCTTCTCGATCATTGTTATTCACATTCCTATCTATTTCCGCCTCCCCTTTCCCAAACCTTCCTACAGAAACTCCACGCTCGGATAACCCTTTCCTCTTTAATTACATTGTGTATCATCACTATCGCTCCTTAGGATGGGTTGTCCGTGGCGGAATTAAATTTTGCGTCGACTATATGCTATATAAACGGGGCCCGGTGTTCAGCCACGCAGA GTTCGCACTCGTGGTGATCCCTGTCTACGAAAATCCGGCGGACAAAGATACTAGTCCTTTTCAACTCCAAAATACGGATCCATTCTCATGGTCCTGGTTGAGTACGTTAAACCGGATCAATACTCAAGTGAAAAAG ACTTTGATACTGGCGTACGTCACTATCCCACCTGTGGAAACCACGTCCCCAGATATTCTAAGAGGACCCGAATGCTTCCAACTTTATTCAACACGCGAAGTTGTAATTCGTAGATTCGTGCCAGCCAGAATGCGGGATTAA
- a CDS encoding cytoplasmic dynein 1 intermediate chain 2 — protein sequence MQDRRRAELDAKRQKLADLKKAREERQKRELARNKEGEKKPVISPGLQEEVDSLLGQLIGPEGYSTPVSSTPGTPSAPRGDARLSGLGTDGLPVSGRISRASNGESVSDKPIPGLTALMGDDFPEGAHTPRIPVKFLDTEEDLFELPQKQKVIYNKEVQTAEIETEPTGPTEEELRLKIRQEEEAEWERQRAEKEHELEEERKLEKEIEMRSGLTEEERASIYIAPEFLEFVEQSTKIVQRALNDGYDYIRDYTIGTEADGDDSEGKRVKRICAFYDERWSKNRSVTDVDWSPKNLARQHITKIPPVLMSQTALCVWNLHLVERPEFVFHAQSDVLSVSFSPFHPNLIFGGTYSGQILLWDTRAKHLPTLKTPLSAAGHTYPVYAMQTVGTQNAHNLITSSTDGTVCSWLSDMLAQPQETLSLAHAGHTKTDEVAVTSLSFPDGETTTFWVGTEEGHVYQANRYDRAGAKAGLNQHDVYKGHAGPVTGIDFHPLAGPVDFSDLFLTSSVDWTVKLWRSRNAAKPSTSPHTISPIYSFDEAGDYVYDVKWHPSHPAVFGCVDGNGRFDLWNLNADTEVPTLSTQVCPDRSLNKLEWDRKDGKRVAIGGSDGRLYIYDVGDAGVPRESEWTDLQKTISGLLGGSPSGVLPNAVPEQDPKASSASVDSRR from the exons ATGCAAGATAGAAGACGCGCAGAACTTGATGCCAAAAGACAGAAGTTGGCAGACCTTAAGAAGGCGCGTGAGGAGCGACAGAAGAGGGAGTTAGCGCGTAACAAGGAGGGGGAGAAG AAACCTGTTATTTCTCCTGGACTCCAAGAAGAGGTCGACAGTCTACTCGGGCAACTGATTGGACCAGAGGGATACTCAACGCCAGTGTCCTCTACACCTGGTACTCCGTCCGCACCGCGTGGTGATGCGCGTTTGAGTGGTCTAGGTACCGATGGATTGCCTGTTTCGGGTCGCATTAGTCGAGCAAGCAACGGAGAGAGTGTCAGCGACAAACCTATACCGGGGTTAACAGCGCTCATGGGTGATGACTTTCCAGAAGG CGCACATACCCCCAGGATACCCGTCAAATTTCTAGATACCGAGGAGGACCTTTTTGAGCTTCCCCAGAAG CAAAAAGTTATTTATAACAAGGAGGTCCAGACAGCTGAAATAGAAACAGAGCCTACTGGTCCAACTGAAGAGGAATTAAGGCTCAAGATACGTCAAGAAGAGGAGGCAGAGTGGGAGCGACAGCGTGCAGAAAAAGAGCATGAGCTAGAAGAGGAACGAAAACTCGAGAAAGAAATAGAGATGAGATCAGGG TTGACCGAGGAAGAACGAGCGTCCATTTATATTGCACCAGAATTCTTGGAATTTGTTGAGCAGTCTACCAAGATAGTACAACGAGCATTGAATGACGGATACGACTACATCCGggattataccattggaacaGAAGCCGATGG TGATGATTCAGAAGGGAAACGGGTCAAGCGCATTTGCGCATTCTACGATGAGAGATGGAGCAAGAATCGCTCCGTTACCGATGTGGACTGGTCTCCCAAA AACTTAGCGCGGCAGCATATAACAAAAATTCCTCCAGTCCTAATGAGCCAGACGGCATTGTGTGTGTGGAATCTTCATCTCGTCGAGCGGCCTGAGTTCGTCTTCCATGCTCAG TCGGATGTACTCTCCGTGTCATTTTCCCCGTTTCACCCCAATCTTATCTTTGGTGGAACTTATTCGGGGCAAATTTTGCTCTGGGACACTCGTGCGAAACACCTCCCGACATTGAAAACCCCTCTTTCTGCAGCTGGTCACACTTATCCAGTATATGCTATGCAAACCGTTGGTACACAGAATGCTCACAATTTGATCACAAGTAGCACGGATGGAACAGTATGCAGTTGGCTGTCAGATATGCTTGCTCAACCTCAGGAAACTCTCTCGCTTGCCCATGCTGGGCATACCAAGACCGATGAAGTTGCGGTGACCTCGCTATCTTTCCCAGACGGCGAAACGACGACGTTCTGGGTCGGTACAGAAGAGGGACACGTCTACCAAGCTAATCGATACGACCGCGCTGGTGCCAAGGCTGGACTAAACCAACATGATGTATACAAGGGACATGCTGGCCCAGTTACTGGAATTGATTTCCACCCGCTcgcaggcccagtcgatttTTCGGACCTCTTTTTGACGAGCTCCGTAGACTGGACGGTCAAACTATGGAGATCCCGTAATGCCGCCAAACCCAGCACAAGTCCGCATACAATTTCACCTATATACAGCTTCGACGAGGCAGGGGACTACGTATATGATGTTAAATGGCACCCCTCCCACCCAGCTGTTTTTGGATGTGTCGACGGAAATGGGAGATTTGATTTATGGAATCTCAATGCGGACACAGAG GTGCCGACTCTTTCGACACAAGTATGCCCAGACCGCTCCCTGAACAAACTTGAATGGGATCGCAAAGATGGAAAGAGAGTTGCTATTGGAGGAAGCGATGGTCGACTGTATATCTATGATGTCGGTGACGCTGGAGTACCTCGTGAGTCGGAATGGACGGATCTACAGAAAACTATATCCGGGTTACTCGGAGGCAGTCCTTCGGGAGTCTTACCGAATGCAGTACCAGAGCAGGATCCAAAGGCTTCTAGCGCATCGGTGGATTCGCGTCGTTGA
- a CDS encoding aminotransferase class-V protein yields MAGQQAFKQEPHKLLVIPGPIEIADEVLYANAHPSMSHVSADFIPVFGDCIRMLRQVLYTKDGQPFLVAGSGTLGWDMVASNLVEAGEDALVLHSGYFADSFADCTGVLSDAKMIGQVVKRVSPDTLVVLDGVCSVASEEIRMDDWGIDVVLSATQKGLGTPPGLSVVCASQRALNVLKGRKTPVSSYFANWNRWLPIMQAYERQSSVLCHLNLIYAFHASLSAITKNQPSLEERFKLHKEASSKIKKAVADLGLKLVPNDLAFAANGMTAVYFPDGISAPDIIPRMLKQDVVVAAGLHKEVKDKYFRVGHMGITVTDESRGDVDKIISALQKAFAEARAK; encoded by the exons ATGGCCGGACAACAAGCGTTCAAGCAG GAGCCCCATAA GCTCTTGGT CATTCCCGGTCCTATTGAGATTGCAGACGAG GTCCTTTATGCCAATGCTCATCCCTCAATGTCTCATGTCTCTGCGGATTTTATTCCGGTTTTTGGCGATTGCATCAGGATGCTCCG CCAGGTTCTATACACTAAGGATGGTCAGCCATTCCTTGTTGCTGGCAGTGGCACCCTTGGATGGGACATG GTCGCCAGCAACCTCGTTGAAGCAGGAGAAGACGCTCTAGTTTTGCATTCAGGCTACTTTGCTGATAGCTTTGCTGATTG CACTG GTGTACTTTCCGACGCCAAGATGATTGGCCAAGTAGTCAAACGTGTCTCTCCTGATACACTTGTTGTACTTGACGGTGTATGCTCTGTTGCGAGCGAAGAGATTCGCATGGATGATTGGGGCATTGACGTTGTCCTATCGGCTACACAAAAGGGACTTGGAACTCCTCCTGGCTTGAGCGTCGTATGCGCAAGTCAGCGTGCTCTTAAT GTCCTCAAAGGACGCAAAACGCCGGTATCATCATACTTTGCTAACTGGAACAGATGGCTACCCATCATGCAAGCCTACGAAAGGCAGTCCTCTGTACTTTGCCACT TAAATTTGATCTATGCTTTCCATGCCTCGCTTTCCGCAATTACCAAGAATCAGCCATCACTCGAGGAGCGCTTCAAGCTGCACAAGGAGGCCAGCTCTAAGATAAAAAAGGCCGTAGCCGACCTGGGACTTAAACTA GTCCCCAACGATCTCGCATTTGCGGCTAATGGAATGACGGCA GTGTACTTCCCGGATGGCATTTCTGCCCCGGATATCATTCCACGAATGCTGAAACAGGACGTCGTTGTAGCCGCTGGGTTGCACAAGGAAGTCAAAG ACAAATACTTCAGAGTTGGACACATG GGAATTACGGTTACTGACGAATCCCGCGGCGATGTTGACAAAATTATTTCCGCCTTGCAAAAAGCATTCGCTGAAGCACGTGCCAAGTAA